ATATTGTTGCCACCTCTAGTAAACGTCCCATCACTATCAAGAAAACCGATTGGAGTAGCTTCTAGAATATAGTTGCTAGTCTTATCTTCTTCTTTTTCAATGGTAAAATTCTCAATTATACTTATTAATGCACAATCTTCACTATCTGAAACTCTTAAATATGAGCCAACAGCAAATTTTTCATTTTCAATTTTAAAACGTTCTATATCTTTTACTTGAATTTTAATTTTATTTGGCAACACTTGAACCACTTTTGCAATTTTTTCTTGTATAGAATTAGTCACTTATAGTTCCTCCTTATTTTAGGATTTTATTTACTTGAGTTATGTCATTTAGTTGTACTTTGATGTGTTTGTAATTTGTATTTATTTCAAAATTGCTCTCAGTGTAAAATTGGTAAATTTCTTGGATGTTTTTGCTTTTAACTAGTTGCTCTAAAAATTCACGGTCAATGAATTTCACTTTATTATCCCAGTTATTCGTAATTAGTTTATCTAACCTGAATTTATCACCATTAAAATAAGTACCATCACAAAATGATAGACCAGCATCAATTAAATCTTGCTTAATTATATTTAATGTGTCCTTGTTGATATTTTGAAAACAAATGTAAGGGGCAGGAGACTTTTCTTTTCTATAATATTTATTACTAATATTGTAAATCACGCTTTGAAGGTCAGTTAAATCCCAGTAGCCACTCGTGTCAATAATAAATAGCCTTTCGAAATTTTGTAAATTGGGTGTTCTTTGGGTAAAAAACGTTTTTCTGATAAAGTCCTCGTAGGAATCTTTTGTCAAGTAGTTATCATAAACAGAATGAAAGACTATATCCTGAGTTTTTTTTATAAGTTCATCCAAGGCTAATTTATTTAAAATTCTAAACTTTTTTTCTTTAATAACTAACCTAAGTATTTCAGAACGAAAGATTGAGTGGTATATAAGGGATTCGTTTCTAGCTTTTAGTCTATAGACAGTTTTTATCTTTTCAATTAAATTAATAAAGGTTTGTTCATAATCATGAAGGAACTTTAGTGTAAATGATTTAATGAAATAATTTTTAAGTTCCGTAGAAAACGAATTTCCTTCTTTTCCTAAAATCGTATTTAGTTCTTCCAATGAAAGCTGCTTA
The window above is part of the Anaerobacillus sp. CMMVII genome. Proteins encoded here:
- a CDS encoding helicase HerA domain-containing protein; this encodes MTNSIQEKIAKVVQVLPNKIKIQVKDIERFKIENEKFAVGSYLRVSDSEDCALISIIENFTIEKEEDKTSNYILEATPIGFLDSDGTFTRGGNNIAIPPTDVELARKDEIQKIYNFIDDQRKFCFSKLSQDNEINVPVNGDKFFNKHIAVVGSTGSGKSHTVTKILQEAITSKTWVIRV